A genomic segment from Necator americanus strain Aroian chromosome III, whole genome shotgun sequence encodes:
- a CDS encoding hypothetical protein (NECATOR_CHRIII.G11357.T3), with translation MFSSDYTIECVFKRRTASKNLEAKHVTFACPSSGAKQLRESKYDQRKRQTHQQNGKEKKAKCSEQSAQLHQCEEILAEVEYRHKIIEEKVRANRSSASRALNEMGELVCQFAELDNKLNCLEEDIIRIENEEPAYIEELVAIDELVKDAERCVSEHEKFDSFLSDLADRMSDSSEQSEYTQLFYEALPTIERMLSKKC, from the exons ATGTTCAGTAGCGACTACACGATTGAGT GTGTGTTCAAACG GAGAACCGCATCGAAGAACTTGGAAGCTAAA CACGTTACGTTTGCTTGTCCGTCATCGGGAGCAAAACAACTTCGAGAATCTAAG TACGACCAACGCAAACGCCAAACACATCAGCAAAACGGAAAGGAGAAGAAGGCGAAATGCTCGGAACAGAGTGCCCAACTGCACCAG TGCGAAGAGATCCTTGCTGAAGTCGAATATCGCCACAAAATCATTGAAGAGAAG gTGCGTGCAAACCGTAGTTCGGCTTCAAGAGCATTGAATGAAATGGGTGAACTTGTGTGCCAATTTGCAGAATTAGATAACAAGTTAAATTGTTTGGAG GAGGACATCATCCGTATTGAGAATGAAGAACCCGCATATATTGAGGAGCTAGTTGCAATCGATGAACTTGTGAAAGATGCCGAGAGG TGCGTTTCGGAGCACGAAAAATTCGATTCTTTTCTCTCTGATTTGGCTGATCGTATGAGCGACTCAAGTGAACAGTCTGAATACACCCAGCTTTTCTACGAGGCACTTCCAACTATAGAAAGGATGCTATCCA AGAAAT GTTGA
- a CDS encoding hypothetical protein (NECATOR_CHRIII.G11357.T1) → MGAYFNVQCICTFLQPYDQRKRQTHQQNGKEKKAKCSEQSAQLHQCEEILAEVEYRHKIIEEKVRANRSSASRALNEMGELVCQFAELDNKLNCLEEDIIRIENEEPAYIEELVAIDELVKDAERCVSEHEKFDSFLSDLADRMSDSSEQSEYTQLFYEALPTIERMLSSLSI, encoded by the exons ATGGGTGCTTATTTTAATGTACAATGCATCTGCACGTTTCTCCAGCCG TACGACCAACGCAAACGCCAAACACATCAGCAAAACGGAAAGGAGAAGAAGGCGAAATGCTCGGAACAGAGTGCCCAACTGCACCAG TGCGAAGAGATCCTTGCTGAAGTCGAATATCGCCACAAAATCATTGAAGAGAAG gTGCGTGCAAACCGTAGTTCGGCTTCAAGAGCATTGAATGAAATGGGTGAACTTGTGTGCCAATTTGCAGAATTAGATAACAAGTTAAATTGTTTGGAG GAGGACATCATCCGTATTGAGAATGAAGAACCCGCATATATTGAGGAGCTAGTTGCAATCGATGAACTTGTGAAAGATGCCGAGAGG TGCGTTTCGGAGCACGAAAAATTCGATTCTTTTCTCTCTGATTTGGCTGATCGTATGAGCGACTCAAGTGAACAGTCTGAATACACCCAGCTTTTCTACGAGGCACTTCCAACTATAGAAAGGATGCTATCCAGTCTGTCGATCTAG
- a CDS encoding hypothetical protein (NECATOR_CHRIII.G11357.T2), which produces MSLLCEYRKSSPHAETTCSVATTRLSVCAVHSNDALYLTTVSSSRRTASKNLEAKHVTFACPSSGAKQLRESKPNFHVRKRFSFHTGEKLSNEPEESVRLD; this is translated from the exons atgtcttTATTATGTGAGTACAG AAAATCCTCGCCTCATGCCGAGACGACATGTTCAGTAGCGACTACACGATTGAGTGTATGTGCTGTTCATTCGAACGACGCATTATATTTGACGACAGTCTCTTCGTCCAG GAGAACCGCATCGAAGAACTTGGAAGCTAAA CACGTTACGTTTGCTTGTCCGTCATCGGGAGCAAAACAACTTCGAGAATCTAAG CCCAATTTTCACGTAAGGAAGCGATTTTCATTTCACACGggagaaaaattatcaaatgAGCCAGAG GAATCAGTGCGTTTGGATTGA
- a CDS encoding hypothetical protein (NECATOR_CHRIII.G11358.T1), which yields MTLHFHRTPIVLSGTTLKTLASRYGEYTKQVEYSAIDEDTYQECRSATALLQSSIRQIKEARGNLQELYNKVRDEYKNSKNKSERKDLMIEIEQIEEKSQLQSAIPEANDLTFMLTARLDETKNMRENMEIKLGYMPLKPQRDDNVNNEEIERGDGEIDNTNENCVRDTTMPSCSQDTSNSASICNSGTAKRTLRSIKPPQATLPKFYGNSETQNTGPFLKPLSITVKNWTLWKRYSYSKKV from the coding sequence atgacaCTGCATTTTCACAGAACACCAATAGTTCTCAGCGGAACGACGCTAAAAACTTTAGCATCCCGTTACGGGGAATACACTAAACAGGTTGAGTACTCAGCAATAGATGAGGACACTTATCAGGAATGCCGATCAGCCACAGCACTTTTACAAAGTAGCATAAGGCAAATAAAAGAGGCAAGAGGAAACCTTCAAGAATTATATAACAAGGTTAGAGATGAGtataaaaacagcaaaaacaaGTCCGAAAGGAAGGATTTGAtgattgaaattgaacaaatagaGGAAAAATCGCAGCTACAATCTGCGATACCTGAAGCAAACGACCTAACGTTCATGCTAACAGCGCGCcttgatgaaacaaaaaatatgcgcgaaaatatggaaatcaaACTGGGATACATGCCCCTAAAACCTCAAAGAGACGATAACGTCAACAATGAAGAAATCGAAAGGGGGGATGGTGAAATTGATAACACAAACGAAAATTGTGTGAGAGACACCACAATGCCATCTTGCTCGCAAGACACATCAAATTCAGCATCCATATGCAATAGTGGCACAGCCAAAAGGACGCTGAGGTCAATAAAACCTCCACAAGCCACACTACCAAAATTTTACGGGAATTCTGAAACCCAGAATACTGGGCCATTTTTGAAGCCCTTGTCCATAACAGTGAAGAACTGGACATTATGGAAAAGATACTCCTACTCAAAGAAAGTTTAA